Proteins encoded in a region of the Zea mays cultivar B73 chromosome 4, Zm-B73-REFERENCE-NAM-5.0, whole genome shotgun sequence genome:
- the LOC100274187 gene encoding uncharacterized protein LOC100274187: MARKRRAPSPPPPPQEESSSEESGSEELEEPPRLPELRSPPQAAANNADSSEADTDSDTDAQAFQMRQVPRSLTKHTHPVPQPESDPEEEEGESSESEHENPVPVVQKKAAAAAVLSKAEQERKRPPSDPAPTGKAKKMKAVATPLAKAKKGKAELEKPAPEATPAGNAKKGKAELEKPTFDAIPAGKAKKGKAKEAAPEATPSGKGKKDGDKLEKSAALDPSHSDSKSEKPVRPTWGKDDEMKILEALAAHVKREGELPKTDLLLASVRDHLVRKNCTYSDIYEKVRRLKERYKKAASTGIVPSKEDGLQMYNLSEAIWGEKAMEAAAAVTSQKGGAVIKGKKGQANKEKMLENAKSDVTKESAPSTANQSGDSQKASKKGQARLSEEATTTASPSKSKKQESHNGELNKDDGNLAKGKKGKTDKGKMDIDMDRLTPKEPVNANQNGGIVIRSKEGEINDEGTEGDANVQGVHRRFGELQKLYSNLAVYVEEIETHHPCGETLKRVFEFIADEKAEDLESKIKKLRVAQAKAEVRQGNIKKEVLNLMLSLVD; this comes from the coding sequence ATGGCCCGCAAGCGCCGCGCGCCTtcgcctcctccgcctccgcaggAGGAGTCGTCCTCTGAGGAATCTGGCTCCGAAGAGTTGGAGGAGCCTCctcgcctccccgagctccgtagTCCTCCGCAGGCCGCGGCCAACAACGCCGACTCGTCGGAGGCGGACACGGACTCCGACACCGACGCTCAAGCTTTCCAGATGCGCCAGGTGCCCCGCTCCCTCACTAAGCATACGCATCCAGTTCCCCAGCCAGAATCCGATCCCGAAGAGGAGGAGGGCGAGTCATCGGAGTCGGAGCATGAGAACCCTGTGCCTGTGGTTCAGAAGAAGGCTGCGGCGGCGGCCGTGTTGTCCAAGGCAGAGCAGGAAAGGAAGAGACCCCCCTCGGATCCTGCTCCTACCGGGAAGGCAAAAAAGATGAAGGCTGTGGCTACCCCTCTTGCCAAGGCGAAGAAGGGCAAGGCCGAGCTAGAGAAGCCGGCGCCTGAGGCCACTCCAGCAGGAAATGCAAAGAAGGGCAAAGCTGAGCTAGAGAAGCCGACGTTTGATGCCATTCCAGCAGGAAAGGCGAAGAAGGGCAAGGCCAAGGAGGCAGCTCCTGAGGCCACGCCCTCAGGCAAGGGGAAGAAGGATGGGGACAAACTAGAGAAGTCAGCAGCGCTAGATCCCTCACATTCAGACAGCAAGTCTGAGAAGCCTGTGCGCCCCACATGGGGGAAAGATGATGAGATGAAGATTTTGGAGGCCCTTGCTGCGCATGTCAAGCGTGAGGGTGAGCTGCCAAAGACTGATTTACTTCTTGCTAGTGTTCGTGACCACCTCGTCAGGAAGAACTGCACCTACTCAGATATCTATGAGAAGGTGCGAAGGCTAAAGGAACGGTACAAGAAAGCAGCGAGCACGGGCATTGTGCCAAGTAAAGAAGATGGGCTCCAGATGTATAATCTCTCAGAAGCAATCTGGGGAGAGAAGGCAATGGAGGCTGCTGCTGCCGTTACGTCTCAAAAGGGTGGTGCTGTTATAAAGGGTAAGAAGGGCCAGGCTAACAAAGAGAAGATGCTTGAAAATGCAAAGAGTGACGTGACAAAGGAGTCTGCCCCTAGTACTGCCAATCAAAGTGGTGATTCTCAGAAAGCAAGTAAGAAGGGGCAAGCCAGGTTGTCAGAGGAGGCTACCACCACTGCCTCCCCAAGTAAGAGTAAGAAGCAGGAAAGTCACAATGGGGAATTAAACAAAGATGATGGTAATTTGGCTAAGGGAAAGAAGGGGAAAACTGACAAAGGGAAGATGGACATAGATATGGATCGTCTGACACCAAAGGAACCCGTAAATGCAAATCAGAATGGTGGCATTGTGATTAGGAGTAAGGAAGGAGAAATAAATGATGAGGGAACAGAAGGAGATGCTAATGTGCAAGGTGTGCACAGACGTTTTGGTGAGCTCCAGAAGTTGTATTCCAACCTTGCTGTTTATGTGGAGGAGATTGAGACCCATCATCCGTGCGGGGAAACTCTGAAAAGAGTATTTGAGTTCATTGCTGATGAGAAGGCAGAAGATCTGGAATCCAAGATCAAGAAGCTAAGAGTAGCACAGGCGAAGGCGGAGGTCCGTCAAGGGAACATAAAAAAGGAGGTTCTTAATTTGATGCTCAGCTTAGTGGACTAA